The following proteins are co-located in the Pseudodesulfovibrio alkaliphilus genome:
- a CDS encoding 2-amino-3,7-dideoxy-D-threo-hept-6-ulosonate synthase, producing MHIGKAIRLERIFNRDTRRTIIVPMDHGVTVGPIPGLEKMRDTVTSLVAGGANAGLVHKGQVKLGHRMQGRDFGLIVHLSAGTVLSPYPNVKRLVTTVEEAIRLGADGVSVHVNLGDETEGQMLADLGAVAATAAEWGMPLLAMVYARGPKVPDEYAPEVVAHCARVGAELGADVVKVNYTGDAETFAHVVECACVPVVIAGGPKLESTRDFLDMVRVSIDAGGAGLSVGRNVFQHRDPSRLVQVLGRVVHEGLAVDEALDGYRDVL from the coding sequence ATGCATATCGGAAAAGCCATTCGTCTGGAGAGGATCTTCAATCGCGACACCCGGCGCACCATCATCGTGCCCATGGACCACGGCGTGACCGTTGGCCCCATTCCCGGCCTGGAAAAGATGCGCGACACCGTGACCAGTCTGGTGGCGGGCGGGGCCAACGCGGGCCTGGTGCACAAGGGGCAGGTCAAGCTTGGCCACCGGATGCAGGGGCGGGACTTCGGGCTCATCGTCCACCTGTCGGCGGGTACGGTCCTGTCGCCCTATCCCAATGTCAAGCGGCTGGTGACCACGGTGGAGGAGGCCATCCGTCTGGGAGCGGACGGGGTGAGCGTGCATGTCAACCTTGGCGACGAGACCGAGGGGCAGATGCTGGCCGATCTGGGCGCGGTGGCCGCCACTGCCGCCGAGTGGGGAATGCCGCTTCTGGCCATGGTCTATGCCCGCGGCCCCAAGGTGCCCGACGAATACGCCCCCGAGGTGGTGGCTCATTGCGCCAGGGTGGGCGCCGAGCTGGGAGCCGACGTGGTCAAGGTCAATTACACCGGGGATGCCGAGACCTTTGCCCATGTGGTGGAGTGCGCCTGCGTGCCCGTGGTCATCGCGGGCGGCCCCAAGCTTGAGTCCACACGGGATTTCCTGGACATGGTCCGGGTGTCCATCGACGCGGGCGGGGCCGGGCTCTCGGTGGGCCGCAACGTGTTCCAGCACCGCGATCCCTCGAGGCTGGTGCAGGTCCTTGGCCGCGTTGTTCACGAGGGCCTGGCCGTGGACGAGGCCCTGGACGGCTACCGGGACGTGCTGTAA